Proteins from a single region of Pongo abelii isolate AG06213 chromosome 17, NHGRI_mPonAbe1-v2.0_pri, whole genome shotgun sequence:
- the LOC129051577 gene encoding elongin-A3-like produces MAAGSTTLRAVQKLQVRLATKTNPKKLEKYLQKLSALPMTADILAETGIRKTVKRLRKHQHVGDFARDLAARWKKLVLVDRNTGPDPQDAEDSASRQRLGEALQDQEKAWGFPENATAPRSPSHSPQHGRTARRTPPGQQRPHPRSPSREPRAERKRPRMAPADSGPRRDPPTRTAPLPTPEGPEPAVPGKQPGRGHAHAAQGGPLPGPGCQGQPQGEAVASHSKGRKSSRWASAHKSPPVQESQSERLQAAGADSAGPKTVPSLLFAELWDPSAAWMQANYDLLSAFEAMTSQAEPEALSAPTFQEEAAFPGRRVNARLQVYSGSRPACQLQVLTLRQQCLPVLRNNPDALGDVGGVAYSVLEPVPEGWTPDQLYRTEKDNHALARETDELWRIHCLQDFKGEKPQEHESWRELYLRLRDAREQRLRVVTTKIRSALENKPSGRQTKMICFNSVAKTPYDASRREEKSAGAADPGNGEIKPAPQPAGSSQAASGLGDGGGGGGGGGSSSSRHAAPAAKTRKQAAKKVAPLMAKAVRDYKRRFSRR; encoded by the exons atggcggcaggctccactacgctgcgcgcagtgcagaagctgcaggtgcgtctggccacgaagacgaaccccaaaaagctggagaaatatttgcagaaactctccgccctgcccatgacggcagacatcctggcggagactggaatcagaaagacggtgaagcgcctgcggaagcaccagcacgtgggcgactttgccagagacttagcggcccggtggaagaagctggtgcttgtggaccgaaacaccgggcctgacccacaggacgctgaggacagcgcttcccgacagcgcctcggggaggctctccaggaccaggaaaaggcctggggcttcccagaaaacgcgacggcccccaggagcccatctcacagccctcagcacggacggacagcacgcagaacacctccgggacaacagagacctcacccgaggtctcccagtcgcgagcccagagccgagagaaagcgccccagaatggccccagctgattccggcccccgtcgggaccctccaacgcgcaccgctcccctcccgacgcccgagggccctgagcccgctgtgcccgggaagcaacccggaagaggccacgctcacgccgctcagggcgggcctctgccgggtccgggctgccagggccaacctcagggggaagcggtggcgagccacagcaaggggcgcaaatcgtcccgctgggcttcggctcacaaatcgcctcctgtccaggaaagccagtcagagaggctgcaggcggccggcgctgattccgccgggccgaaaacggtgcccagccttctcttcgcagagctctgggacccctcagcggcctggatgcaggccaactacgatctgctgtccgcttttgaggccatgacctcccaggcagagccagaagcactctccgcgccaacgttccaggaggaagccgctttccctggacgcagagtgaatgctaggctgcaggtgtactcgggctccaggcctgcctgccagctccaggtgctgacgctgcgccagcagtgcctcccggtgcttagaaacaatccggacgccctcggcgacgtgggaggggtcgcctactcggttcttgaacccgttccggaagggtggacgcctgatcagctgtatcgcacagagaaagacaaccacgcactcgctcgagagacagatgaattatggaggattcattgtctccaggacttcaagggagaaaagccgcaggagcacgagtcttggcgggagctgtacctgcggcttcgcgacgcccgagagcagcggctgcgagtagtgaccacgaaaatccgatctgcacttgaaaacaaacccagcggccgacagacaaagatgatctgtttcaactctgtggccaagacgccttatgatgcttccaggagggaagagaagtctgcaggagccgctgaccccggaaacggggagatcaagccagccccccagcccgcaggaagcagccaggctgcctccggcctcggggacggcggcggcggcggcggcggcggcggcagcagcagcagcag gcacgcggcgcccgcggccaagacccggaaacaggctgccaagaaagtggccccgctgatggccaaggcagttcgagactacaagagaagattctcccgacgataa